The Fusarium falciforme chromosome 7, complete sequence genome window below encodes:
- a CDS encoding HET domain-containing protein → MTQFQYRGLGEGDQPIRLVTILPGSESQPISLQLHHTTMTQEPTPTYEALSYVWGSPDGGVAVSVAYSDDPHQSTLMVGRNLFVALQHLRRASEPRTMWIDAVCVNQEDIAERSSQVRNMGNVYVLASRVVVWLGEANKDSDFVMSLLRDVGARMQQEPNGWIQYLESEAYQSRAMHALHSLLLRPWFKRVWIRQEIGLANSESVVMCGYVVMPWQHFREVLRQLRTQPYVEHLGETAVVLEETRRAILPMSTKVSPRLFSRLYQARPSQCLDPKDRIYANLNLTQSIYRDKIKVDYNMSTLDLYRQVVLVDLEMGDLSILGHCDISTRPADWPSWVPDWSNLFCTRILAKAKSSSILLPDGEYVGNNILQAAGLIISRIESLDKTRFYRDRSNFNTELRRLAKTRITGSYVNGQSLLEAFCDTLCCGDFNTPELDSDFPVLEITMSYVESLTENAENQSSKPPTALEYHIPRHCHGRSIFWTEHGHLGLCPAGSQPGDVIAVLLGCDALLALRPNESGAYEVVGQCYVSGLMDGEAILGELPHRSMKDSRVAAFQSRMEGLQGVCQEEEIPNNLGNEHGTAADCKEHMGSGNRGSDWDRSDGDDSWLRSVTPEMLRKAGIDVKVFKLI, encoded by the coding sequence ATGACCCAGTTCCAGTATCGAGGCCTGGGCGAAGGAGACCAGCCTATCCGGCTGGTTACCATCCTCCCAGGCTCTGAAAGTCAACCCATCTCTCTTCAACTCCATCACACAACAATGACACAAGAACCAACGCCCACCTATGAAGCCTTATCCTATGTATGGGGCTCGCCAGATGGTGGAGTCGCAGTTTCAGTTGCCTACAGCGACGACCCTCACCAGTCAACCTTGATGGTCGGACGAAATCTTTTTGTTGCGCTCCAGCATCTCCGACGAGCCTCCGAGCCTCGGACCATGTGGATCGACGCCGTCTGCGTCAACCAAGAGGACATTGCCGAAAGAAGCAGCCAAGTCCGAAACATGGGCAATGTGTACGTATTGGCGAGTCGCGTGGTTGTTTGGCTCGGCGAGGCCAACAAAGACAGTGACTTCGTCATGAGTTTGCTGCGAGACGTGGGGGCTCGAATGCAACAGGAGCCTAATGGCTGGATTCAATACCTGGAGTCCGAGGCATATCAATCTCGGGCGATGCATGCCCTGCACTCTCTCCTTTTACGTCCCTGGTTTAAGAGGGTCTGGATTCGACAAGAAATTGGACTGGCAAACAGCGAGTCTGTGGTAATGTGCGGCTATGTGGTGATGCCGTGGCAACATTTCCGCGAAGTGTTGCGTCAGTTACGTACACAGCCTTATGTCGAGCACCTGGGAGAGACGGCAGTGGTGCTAGAAGAAACACGTCGCGCCATCCTTCCAATGTCAACAAAGGTTAGTCCTCGGCTGTTCTCCCGGCTCTACCAGGCGAGACCATCACAATGCCTCGACCCCAAGGATAGGATCTACGCAAACCTCAACCTGACTCAATCGATATATCgtgacaagatcaaggtcgACTACAACATGTCAACTTTGGACCTCTATCGGCAGGTTGTCCTTGTGGATCTCGAGATGGGAGACCTGTCGATACTTGGTCACTGTGACATTTCAACTCGTCCTGCAGACTGGCCATCTTGGGTTCCAGACTGGTCAAACCTGTTTTGCACGAGGATCTTGGCCAAGGCAAAGAGTAGTTCTATTCTACTTCCAGACGGCGAATATGTTGGAAACAACATTCTACAGGCGGCAGGCCTCATCATCTCCCGCATCGAGTCGCTCGACAAGACTCGGTTCTACCGTGACCGCTCCAACTTCAACACCGAGCTGCGGCGGCTCGCCAAGACAAGGATTACCGGCTCCTATGTCAACGGCCAGAGTCTCTTGGAGGCGTTTTGCGATACCCTTTGCTGTGGTGACTTCAACACACCTGAGCTCGATAGCGACTTTCCGGTCCTTGAGATAACAATGTCATATGTCGAAAGTCTTACTGAGAATGCTGAGAATCAGTCCAGCAAGCCCCCTACGGCCTTGGAATATCATATTCCCCGACATTGCCACGGTCGATCAATCTTTTGGACCGAACATGGGCACCTGGGCCTTTGCCCTGCTGGGAGTCAGCCCGGGGACGTCATCGCCGTTTTGCTAGGCTGTGATGCGCTGCTGGCTCTGCGCCCGAATGAATCTGGGGCATATGAAGTTGTAGGACAGTGCTATGTTTCTGGTTTGATGGATGGTGAGGCCATCCTGGGTGAGCTTCCACACCGCTCGATGAAGGATTCCAGAGTCGCTGCCTTTCAAAGCAGAATGGAGGGTCTCCAAGGTGTTTGCCAGGAAGAAGAAATACCTAACAATCTGGGCAACGAACACGGTACAGCTGCGGACTGTAAAGAGCACATGGGCAGTGGCAATAGAGGCAGCGATTGGGACAggagtgatggtgatgattccTGGCTCAGAAGCGTCACGCCAGAAATGCTCCGCAAAGCTGGTATTGACGTCAAGGTGTTCAAATTGATATAG
- a CDS encoding Carboxylic ester hydrolase, translated as MAWTPALASLLLLALPRVGASPSQSSSYANGCAGLKERVQLPNATVHLSELVKAGTNLTFPNYDPTCTLTSQVVKSDICRLSFDVATSSDSSVRFEAWLPLDWSGRFLGVGNGGLGGCFKYDDLNYGSSHGFATIGTNNGHDGNQGKPFYKHPGVVEDYAYRAIHLEAVLGKKIVQTFYGTRHKKSYYLGCSTGGRQGFKEAQEFPEDFDGIVAGAPAFDMTALFFWTGYLPKVLGKPGSPSYLGAAEWNAVYDDILEQCDELDGVKDGVIEDPNLCQYRPEALICGKRKGKTCLTGAQAAAVRDVLSPAYGPEGELVYPRLQPGSNVTDRLVSNQPFSYLLDWMRYVVLENPSWDPWTFNVNDWVQLSGRDDYGVKTWNGDLSRVRDRGAKIIHFHGLQDQLISSDNSARYYDHVSRTMELSSKELDEFYRYFRISGMAHCRGGTGANKIGNNLDTLDKYEPESNVLAAIVNWVEKGKAPESVLGTQYALTGSKEKVASRRHCRWPRRNVYIGGDSTSPKSWRCE; from the coding sequence ATGGCTTGGACACCGGCCCTCGCTTCACTCCTCCTACTCGCCCTACCAAGGGTTGGGGCCTCCCCAAGCCAAAGTTCCTCCTACGCCAATGGCTGCGCTGGCTTGAAAGAGAGAGTGCAGCTCCCCAATGCCACTGTTCACCTCTCTGAGCTTGTCAAAGCCGGCACAAATTTGACTTTTCCCAACTACGACCCGACTTGCACTCTCACGTCTCAAGTTGTCAAGTCTGACATCTGCCGCCTCTCATTCGACGTTGCCACCAGCTCAGATAGCAGTGTTCGCTTTGAGGCTTGGCTTCCTTTGGACTGGAGTGGTCGATTCCTAGGTGTCGGGAACGGAGGACTAGGTGGTTGCTTCAAATATGACGATCTCAATTACGGTTCTTCTCATGGATTTGCGACCATTGGCACAAACAACGGCCACGACGGAAATCAAGGAAAGCCCTTCTACAAGCATCCAGGCGTTGTCGAAGATTACGCATATCGTGCCATTCACCTAGAGGCAGTCCTCGGCAAGAAGATCGTTCAGACCTTTTACGGCACTCGACACAAAAAGTCCTACTACCTGGGCTGCTCGACAGGTGGAAGGCAAGGCTTCAAGGAAGCTCAAGAGTTCCCCGAAGACTTCGACGGCATCGTTGCAGGAGCGCCTGCTTTTGACATGACGGCTCTGTTCTTCTGGACTGGTTACCTTCCAAAGGTCCTTGGGAAGCCAGGATCTCCGAGCTACCTTGGCGCCGCTGAGTGGAACGCTGTCTACGATGACATTCTTGAGCAGTGTGATGAGCTGGACGGCGTCAAAGATGGTGTCATCGAGGACCCTAATCTCTGCCAATACCGACCCGAGGCCCTCATCTGTGGAAAACGCAAGGGAAAGACCTGTCTGACGGGCGCgcaagctgctgctgtcagAGATGTTCTCTCACCTGCCTACGGTCCAGAGGGAGAGCTCGTTTACCCAAGGCTGCAGCCTGGCAGCAACGTCACCGACCGATTGGTGTCTAATCAGCCTTTCAGTTATCTTCTTGACTGGATGCGCTATGTTGTTCTCGAGAATCCCTCGTGGGATCCTTGGACTTTCAACGTCAATGACTGGGTCCAACTGTCTGGAAGGGACGACTACGGCGTCAAGACTTGGAACGGTGACCTGAGTCGAGTTCGCGATCGAGGAGCCAAGATTATTCACTTCCATGGACTTCAAGATCAGCTCATCAGCAGCGACAATTCGGCCAGGTACTACGACCACGTTAGTCGAACTATGGAACTGTCATCCAAGGAACTGGACGAGTTTTACCGCTATTTCCGCATTTCTGGCATGGCtcactgccgaggaggaactgGTGCCAACAAGATTGGAAACAACTTGGATACGCTCGATAAGTATGAGCCAGAGAGCAACGTACTGGCAGCAATTGTCAACTGGgttgagaagggcaaggcacCAGAGTCTGTTTTGGGTACGCAGTATGCGTTGACGGGGAGCAAGGAGAAGGTTGCCTCGAGAAGACACTGTCGATGGCCACGACGCAATGTGTATATTGGAGGTGATTCGACGTCTCCCAAGAGCTGGCGATGTGAGTAA